The Calditerrivibrio sp. genome includes the window ATAGGGGTGAAGAGGTTACCGATGAAGTGATTGAGTCTGATATGTCGATAGTTTTTGATCAAGCGGAAAATAGGCTTCATGCCCAAAAAGCTATAATGGCTTATCTAATAAATAATGGAAATTTTGGAGGATTGTTATGAGCAGAGAAAAAGTAGTGCTTGCTTATTCTGGTGGACTTGATACCTCAGTAATTTTAAAGTGGTTAGATTTAAAGGGTTATGATGTTGTGGCTTATGTTGCTGATTTGGGACAGAGGGATGATTTTAAAGCTATAGAGGAAAAGGCTTTTAAGTCTGGGGCTAAGGAGTTTTATGTTGTCGATTTGAAGGACTATTTTGTTAAAGATTTTGTTTATACCTCTATAAAGTTTAATGCGGTATATGAAGGTAGGTATCTCATGGGAACATCCCTTGCAAGACCTGTGATTGCAAAGGGTATGGTGGATATTGCAAGGAAAACAGGAGCCAAATATATAGCCCATGGCGCTACAGGTAAGGGTAACGATCAGGTAAGGTTTGAGCTTTCAGTGGCTGCCCTTGCGCCAGATCTAAAGGCAATAGTGCCGTGGAGAGATCCAGCCTTTTTTAATGTCATAAAGGGTAGAAAGGAGGCTATGGATTTTGCAAAAGAGCATGGTATTCCTGTAAAGGCTACAGCGGACAAGCCATGGAGTTCGGATGAAAACCTTATGCATATCAGTTTTGAGGCTGGTATACTTGAGGATCCTGCAATGAGACCTCCAAAGGATATGTTTGAGCTTACTACTGACCCTATGGATGCCCCCAACGAACCTGAACAGGTGGAGATAGAGTTTGAAAAGGGTGAGCCGGCTAAGGTAAATGGTAAAACTTATGCTCCTGCAGAACTACTTAAGGTAGTTAATGCACTTGGTTCGAAGCATGGTATAGGAAGAGTGGATATGGTGGAAAGTAGATATGTGGGGATGAAGTCAAGGGGTGTTTATGAGACACCTGGAGCCACTATATTGATGGCCGCACATAGAGATTTGGAAGGTATTACGTTGGATGGTTCCCTTATAAATTTGAAAGATACACTTATGCCGAGATTTTCCCATTTGGTTTATTCGGGGTATTGGTTTACCCATGAGATGGAGTGTTTAAGGACATTTTTGGATAAGACTCAGGAGTTTGTAACTGGTAAAGTTAGGTTGGAGCTTTATAAAGGTAACATCATCAATATAGGTAGAGAATCTGAATATACACTGTATGACAAACTTGTAGTTTCTATGGATGACGATCTTGGGGCTTACAACCAGACAGATGCTACTGGGTTTATTAAATTGCATTCTTTACCTATAAGGGCTCATGCAAAGAGACTTGCGAAGATCAAAAAATAGTTAGAAGGGGTATATGGATGTATTTTCAGGATGTGATATTAAAGCTTCAAGAGTTTTGGGCAAAAAAAGGTTGCATAATTTATCAACCCTACGACATAGAAGTGGGTGCCGGAACCTTCAATCCGGCAACATTCCTAAGATGTTTGGGACCAGAGCCATGGAATGTGGCATACGTTGAGCCAAGTAGAAGACCTACTGATGGTAGATACGGTGAAAACCCCAACAGACTACAGCATTATTATCAGTTTCAGGTCATTTTAAAGCCATCACCGGATGATATACAGGATCTATACCTTGATAGTCTTAGATACTTGGGAATAGATCCATTGGAGCATGATATAAGGTTTGTGGAGGATGATTGGGAGTCTCCTACACTTGGAGCTTGGGGATTAGGATGGGAGGTTTGGCTTGATGGTATGGAGATAACCCAATTTACATATTTTCAGCAGGCAGGTGGAATAGATCTTAAGCCTGTGTCTGGTGAGATTACCTATGGTTTGGAAAGGATCACAATGTACCTTCAAGGGGTTGAGTCTGTATTTGATTTAAAATGGAACGAAAATGTGACTTATGGTGATGTATATCATAGAAATGAAGTGGAGTTTTCAAGGTTTAATTTCGAAGAGGCGGACGTTGAGATGAATTTTAAGCTTTTTGAAATGTATGAAAAGGAGTGCATAAGGCTTATTCAAAAGGAGTTGGTATTGCCAGCATACGATTTTTGTTTAAAATGTAGTCATACTTTCAATCTTCTGGATGCAAGAAATGCCATTTCTGTTACCGAAAGAACAGGTTATATTGCCAGGGTCAGGAATCTGGCCAAGCTCTGTGCTGAGGGTTACCTAAAGTCAAGGGAAGCGATGGGTTTTCCGTTATTGAAGAATGGTTAAAGAGGGGGTGGCTAAATGCCACCTTTTTTTTTATATCGTTTTTCCATTTCCAAAAGTTTTACTTTTAGCTCTATACCTGCTGAAAAACCTCCTAAACCATGTTTGGAAACGACTCTATGGCATGGGATAATGAGAGGAAATCTATTTCTTTTCATCGAGTTACCTACAGCCCTTGTAGCTTTGGGTTGACCTGACAGTTTGGCTAATTCGGAGTAGGTGATAGTATGACCCATGGGGATCTTGGAAAGAGTTTTATATATAGTTTTGTCAAAATTATTAAATATTACCCCAGATAAAATGTGAAAAATATCATAATCTTCAACATCGAAGTAGTTTTCTAATACATCTACTATCTTTGCAATGTTTTGTGGTAGATTATGTTTAGAGATATTTTTTTGAGTAAATTCAATCTTTAAAGGTATGTTTGAGTTATCCCAGTATATTTCTAAATTTGATACATTAAAGAAGGGTATTACTATACTATTCATGGTATTACATATAATAGATTCGATTAATCCACAAGAAAAAAGATTGACTAAGATATTAAAAATTGTAAAATAAAATTAAAATAAAGGAGGTGCCTTATGATATCCAAAACTATGATTATAGCAGAGGTCATAAAAAAGTTTCCCCAATCTAAAAAAGTGTTTGATGAGTTTAATATGGGATGCTTAAGCTGTATGGGGATTCAAAACGAAACAATTGAAAAGGGTTGTTTGATGCATGGTATCGATCCTGAAAAACTTATTGCAGAAATAGAAAAAGAGATTAAAAAGTAATGTACAGTTATCTTACAGATAGAATTTTTACAATAGATTTAGGCCCGAACATGATTATGGGCTGTGATACTGATGATGAGTCAGTTATTTTGTTTGATACATGTATTGATGAGTCTGTTGCTAAAAAAATAGATAAAATTGCTGCTAAGCCAGTTAAATATATTTTAAACAGCCATTCCCATGCAGATCACACTGGTGGTAACTATTATTTTCAGAAAAAATATAATACTAAGATATATATTGATAGCAGGGAGATATCTTTTTGTGAACTTCCTGAATTAGAAACTGCACTATTAAATGGTGGCTATGGTTTATTCTTAACAAAAGATAAATTTTTATGTGCTAAAAAAAGTTTTGCTGATAGACTTGATAAATTTGATCTGAGGAGTTACGGTATAGAGACATTTGATCTGGCTGGGCATTCACCGGGTATGACAGGTTTTAAGGTGGAGGATATTTGCTATTTTGGGGATGCGGTATTTAGTAGAGAAATCATAGACAAATATAAGATTTTATATCTTTATGATGTGAGCAGATTTAGAAGATCCCTTGATAAGCTTCTTGGTGTTCCTTATGAAAAATGCGTTATTTGTCATAAGGGTGTGTTTGATAAAAGTCAGATGGAGCATGTAGTAAATCTTAATAAAAAACATGTGGAGCAAGTTAAAAATATTGTTTACGATAATATTGATGACAACATTGGCGAAAGGGAGATCTTTTTAAAGGTGGTTGAAAAACTTGATATAGAATTGAGCAAAAGTATCTATCTACTTATCTTTTCTACCATAAAAGGGTATCTGTTTGATTTACTTGAGGAAGGTCTGGTGGAGGTCAATATTGATAAAGGTTTTTTATGGAAAAAGATATAGTAAATCTGGAGTTACCTTTTGAAGAGGGTTTATACATCTTTTCCGATGTTATTAAAAGTCAGATAAAGCCCCTTGCTCAGTATAAATGGGATAACGTTTTTTCTGATAGATATCTGAATGTTGAAATTGGTATTGGTAATGGGGAGTTTATTTGCCATATGGCTGAAGTGAATAGGGATGAGGTTTATATCGGTTTTGAAGTGATTCGAAAGATTTTTAGAAAGGCTATAGCGAGGGTAAAAAGAAAATGTTTGGATAATGTCAGGTTGATACAATTTGATGCTGGTTTTTTTATACCCCTTTTAAGGGATTGTTCAGTTAAGAACTTTTATATAAATTTTCCAGATCCATGGCCTAAAAAAAAGCACAATAAGCGTAGATTACTCAAGCCAGAGTTTCTCAAAATATTAAAAGAAAAACTTGTACCTGGTGGTAAGCTCTTTATAGTAACTGACCATGATGACTATGCCAATGAGATCCTATTGAATCTAAAAACAGTGGAGGGTCTGAGACCTGAGTTTGAAGGATATTATGTCAACGATCTTTTGGATTACTATCCAACAAAATATTATAGAAAATTTGCTGTTCATAATAGAGTATATTTTTATAGGATGGTTAAGGTATGAAAAGGGTAATACTTGGTGTACTATGTCTGCTTTTTGCAAGTTCAGTTTTTGCAAAAGATGTCTTTATTCTTGAAGTTAAAGGTATTATTACTGGTTATACTTACAAATACCTTAAGTCCAATTTTGAAAAGATTACTGATAAGGATGCTCTGATAGTAATAAAGTTAGATACACCTGGAGGAGTTTTAGAATCTACAAGACAGATAGTTCAACTTTTTTTAGAATCTAAATTGCCTGTTGTTGTATATGTTTCTCCCCAGGGAGCCAGAGCTACCTCTGCTGGGGCATTCATTGCCCTTGCATCTAATTATCTTGTAATGGCTGATGGCACCCATATAGGTGCTGCCCATCCGGTAAATATTACAGGTGATGATATTAAAGGTGATATGAGAAAAAAGGTGGAGAACGACACTACTGCTTTTATCCGTTCTATATCACAGAAAAGGGGAAAGGATGAAAAGGTGGCAATGGAGATGGTGCTTAATTCCCTCAGCCTAACAGCAAAGGAAGCTTTTGAAAAGAGAATTGCTGATGATATAGCTAATACGGATCAAGAGTTTAAAGAAAAGCTTAAAAAACGATTTGGTATCTCTGAGATAACGAGTTTTAAAATAAATGAGCCAACTATTATTGAGAGGATCGCTTTTTTTCTGAGTGATCCCAATGTCATTGTTATGCTCTTGCTTATTGCAATAGCAGCGATTTTCCTTGAATTTAAGATGCCTGGTTCTTTTATATTTGCTTCAATAGGTATTGCTGCAATAATACTTTTTCTATTGGCTATAAATATTATACCTATAAATTATTTGGGCTTACTTTTGATTTTTGCTGGTATAGCCTTTTTGATTGCTGAGATATTTATTACAAGTTTTGGTTTACTTTCTTTGGCTGGAATAGTGTCTCTGGCTTTTGGTATGTACATCCTGTTTAGTAAAGGGGGTAATATGGGGATTGAAGTCTCTTTGTCCATGATAGTAGGGCTTATTTTTGCTCTTTTGGTAGTGGTGTTGTTCATAGGTAGGTTACTGATAAGGGACATGAAGAAGAAGGTTGTAACTGGTGTTGAGGGGATGTTGGGTCAAGTGGGGGAAGTTATTGATTGGGATATGGAGAGATCAAAGGGTAAGGTTTTAGTTCATGGTGAGATATGGAGTGCAGTATCTGATCAGATGCTGACTAAGGGGGATAATGTGCAGGTTACCGCAGTGAATGATTTTGTGTTGAGGGTGAGAAAGATTGAAGTGTGAACATTTTTTTGTACTTGATAAATATAATAAATTTTCAATAAGGGCTTTATTGGTAGCTTTTGAAAAATGGTTCCCAGATCTGAACTATAGGGTAATAAAAGTTGATGAAATAAAAGATCATCTCACTGATGGCTTTTACTTTTTTTCATTTAACAGTATTAATGCTAGGTTTTATTTAGAACTGGTAAATAGTATCAAAAAGAGTTCTCGTAATCTTAAGACCGTTTGTGGAGGTCCCCATCCTTCGGCAAGACCAGATGAGGTTTCAGCTTATTTTGACAAAGTAGGTGTTGGTGAAGGGGAATTGATATTAAAGGAGATAGTTGAGGATCTATTATCAGGGAATGAGGGAAAAAAGGTTTACAAGAGTTCGAGCAGGATTTCTTTAGATGATTACCCTGCCTATCCCAGAAAGAAAAGTCTCTTTGGTGCCATCGAACTTATGAGGGGGTGTACCTTTTCTTGTAGTTACTGTCAGACACCTCAGCTATACAAAGGTGCTTTAAGGTTTAGGTCTGTGGAGAAGGTTTTAGAGGATGTGGCTTATGGTTTGGAACATAATAAAACAGATATAAGATTCATTTCGCCTGATTCTGCTTCATATTTTTACAATGGAGCTGTGAATTATGTTAAAATAGAAGATCTTTTAAATAGACTTAGTAAACTTTTGAAGGGTAGGGGAAGGATATTTTATGGTTCTTTTCCATCAGAGATCAATCCATATTTTGTTAATGATGACTTTGTAAGACTTATCAAGGAGTATTGTCATAATAGAAGGGTTGTTTTGGGGCTTCAGTCTGCTTCAAAGAAGATGTTAAAAAAGATGAATAGACCAGATGATATTGAACGGGTTGAGTATGCTATTGAGCTTTTTTTGAAGTACAGATTTATTGTTGATGTGGATTTTATTTTTGGGCTGCCGTTTGAGACAGATGAGACGATAATGGAAACGATGCAATGGATTGAGAAGTGGTCATCCAGAGTCAGAATTCATTCCCATTATTTTATGCCTTTGCCTGGTAGTAAGTGGGAGCATTTATCTCCCACAGAGATGCCAGAATATTTTGAACGTTTTGTAAAGAGTCTCGAAGGCAAGAGCCGTCTTTTTGGACAATGGAACACCCAGCAAAACTTAGCCTACTGCCTTGAGAGCCTTCAGGTGTAAATTATAGCTTGATAATATTTTTCAAGATGTTATTTTAAGTACAAAATACTATTAAAAAGGTGTGTATATGAAAGAAACAATCCTTGAAATGAAGAAAAAGCTTATTCTCATCGAAGATTTTGGGGTTACTGAGGAGGATGTTGTAAAAGAGCTGGGAGTCAGTCTAAAAGAATATGAACAAAAAACTGATGTATTATTCAATGAGTTATCCAGTGATGAGAAGGAATGGGTTTTAAAAGAATTATCCAACTGGTTTTTGGAATATAATACATTTTTTGGTGGCTGTGGTAAAAATTGTAGTAGCTGTTTGAAACATTCAGAGATTTAATAGTTTGTATTAGTTTTATAATTTTAAAACTGTTTTCGAAAATAATTTCTTGACCTTTTCATTACAATTATCTAAAAGGTTAGTCTGTTAGTCCGGTAAAGTTCTTACTTTAGGGTGATAGATGAGAGTTAGTTTGGCTTCTGATCATGGTGGTTTTGAGTTAAAAAATACAATACTTACCTATGTTCATTCTAAAGGGCATAATGTATTAGATCTCGGGACGTACTCGAGTGATTCAGTAGATTATCCAGACTTTGCGTTAAAAGCAATTGAATCTATACTAAACCACGATGTTGAAAGGTCTATTATTCTTTGTGGTACAGGTATTGGTATATCGATAAGCGCCAACAGGTTTCCGGGGATTAGGGCCGCTTTATGCTGGGACCCCTTTACTGCTAAATTGAGTAGATTGCATAACGATGCAAATATTCTTGTTTTAGGTGGGAGACTGATAGGGGTTGAGCTTGCTAAAGAGATTGTAGATGTATGGTTAAACACCGGGTTTGAAGGTGGAAGACATGAAAGAAGAATATCAAAAATAGATGAATATGCCTATAAATATTGGAAAAAATATATGGAAGGTGAGAAATGAGTTTATATGATTTTGTAAAAAAGACCGATCCAGAAGTTTATGATGCTTTGATCAAAGAGATTGAACGTCAGGAGACCCATATTGAGTTGATAGCCAGTGAAAATTTTGTAAGTCCAGCTGTGCTCGAAGCCCAGGGTTCGATAATGACAAATAAATACGCAGAAGGTTACCCCGCTAAAAGGTATTATGGAGGGTGTGAATATGTTGATATAGCAGAGGAATTGGCCATTAAGCGGGCAAAGGAGCTTTTTGGGGCGGAGCATGCAAACGTTCAGGCTCATTCTGGTAGTCAAGCAAACATGGCTGTTTATTTTGCAGTATTAAAACCTGGAGATACAATAATGGGGATGAATCTTTCCCATGGGGGGCATCTCACACACGGAAGTCCTGTAAACTTTTCAGGTAGATTTTATAATGTAATACCGTATGGTGTAAGTAAAGACACAGAAACGATAGATTATAATGAGGCTGAGAGGTTAGCTAAAGAGCATAAGCCTAAGATGATAATGGTTGGTGCCAGTGCGTACCCAAGGGTGATAGATTTTAAGGCTTTTAGAGAGATTGCGGATACAGTGGGGGCTGTGCTTGTTGTGGATATGGCCCATATTGCAGGGCTTGTGGCTGCTGGTGTCCACCCGTCCCCTGTTCCGTACGCAGATTTTGTAACCACCACTACCCATAAGACTTTAAGGGGACCGAGGGGCGGCTTGATTCTTTGTAAAGAGGCCTTTGCAAAAACTCTTAACTCACAGATCTTCCCCGGCATTCAAGGGGGTCCTCTTATGCATGTGATAGCTGCCAAGGCTGTTGCCCTTAAGGAGGCTATGACAGAGGAGTTTAAAGAATACCAAAAACAGATTGTGAAAAATGCTAAGAGATTATCTGAGAGATTGCTAAAGAATGGTTTTAAATTGGTATCAGGAGGAACAGATAATCACCTAATGCTTATAAATCTATCAAATGTTGATATTACTGGTAAAGATGCCGAAGAGGCTCTGGGTAAAGCTAACATAACTGTGAACAAAAATACTGTTCCTTTTGAGACTAGATCACCATTCATTACCAGTGGAGTGCGTATAGGTACACCAGCTGTTACTACAAGGGGGATGAAAGAAGCTGAGATGGATATTATAGGTGATCTTATTTCCCAGGTGCTGTCTGAGCCTAATAATGAGGCAAATATTAAATCAGTAAAAGAACAAGTGTTAAAGTTGTGTGAAGCATTTCCACTTTATAAGGGGAAGTTGTATTAAAATTTTCTGTGTGGGAATGAATTGAGACCAGATTGGGATGAGTACTTTTTT containing:
- a CDS encoding DUF1858 domain-containing protein; this translates as MISKTMIIAEVIKKFPQSKKVFDEFNMGCLSCMGIQNETIEKGCLMHGIDPEKLIAEIEKEIKK
- a CDS encoding TIGR04013 family B12-binding domain/radical SAM domain-containing protein, with the translated sequence MKCEHFFVLDKYNKFSIRALLVAFEKWFPDLNYRVIKVDEIKDHLTDGFYFFSFNSINARFYLELVNSIKKSSRNLKTVCGGPHPSARPDEVSAYFDKVGVGEGELILKEIVEDLLSGNEGKKVYKSSSRISLDDYPAYPRKKSLFGAIELMRGCTFSCSYCQTPQLYKGALRFRSVEKVLEDVAYGLEHNKTDIRFISPDSASYFYNGAVNYVKIEDLLNRLSKLLKGRGRIFYGSFPSEINPYFVNDDFVRLIKEYCHNRRVVLGLQSASKKMLKKMNRPDDIERVEYAIELFLKYRFIVDVDFIFGLPFETDETIMETMQWIEKWSSRVRIHSHYFMPLPGSKWEHLSPTEMPEYFERFVKSLEGKSRLFGQWNTQQNLAYCLESLQV
- a CDS encoding nodulation protein NfeD, with product MKRVILGVLCLLFASSVFAKDVFILEVKGIITGYTYKYLKSNFEKITDKDALIVIKLDTPGGVLESTRQIVQLFLESKLPVVVYVSPQGARATSAGAFIALASNYLVMADGTHIGAAHPVNITGDDIKGDMRKKVENDTTAFIRSISQKRGKDEKVAMEMVLNSLSLTAKEAFEKRIADDIANTDQEFKEKLKKRFGISEITSFKINEPTIIERIAFFLSDPNVIVMLLLIAIAAIFLEFKMPGSFIFASIGIAAIILFLLAINIIPINYLGLLLIFAGIAFLIAEIFITSFGLLSLAGIVSLAFGMYILFSKGGNMGIEVSLSMIVGLIFALLVVVLFIGRLLIRDMKKKVVTGVEGMLGQVGEVIDWDMERSKGKVLVHGEIWSAVSDQMLTKGDNVQVTAVNDFVLRVRKIEV
- the rpiB gene encoding ribose 5-phosphate isomerase B produces the protein MRVSLASDHGGFELKNTILTYVHSKGHNVLDLGTYSSDSVDYPDFALKAIESILNHDVERSIILCGTGIGISISANRFPGIRAALCWDPFTAKLSRLHNDANILVLGGRLIGVELAKEIVDVWLNTGFEGGRHERRISKIDEYAYKYWKKYMEGEK
- a CDS encoding serine hydroxymethyltransferase, with amino-acid sequence MSLYDFVKKTDPEVYDALIKEIERQETHIELIASENFVSPAVLEAQGSIMTNKYAEGYPAKRYYGGCEYVDIAEELAIKRAKELFGAEHANVQAHSGSQANMAVYFAVLKPGDTIMGMNLSHGGHLTHGSPVNFSGRFYNVIPYGVSKDTETIDYNEAERLAKEHKPKMIMVGASAYPRVIDFKAFREIADTVGAVLVVDMAHIAGLVAAGVHPSPVPYADFVTTTTHKTLRGPRGGLILCKEAFAKTLNSQIFPGIQGGPLMHVIAAKAVALKEAMTEEFKEYQKQIVKNAKRLSERLLKNGFKLVSGGTDNHLMLINLSNVDITGKDAEEALGKANITVNKNTVPFETRSPFITSGVRIGTPAVTTRGMKEAEMDIIGDLISQVLSEPNNEANIKSVKEQVLKLCEAFPLYKGKLY
- the trmB gene encoding tRNA (guanosine(46)-N7)-methyltransferase TrmB yields the protein MEKDIVNLELPFEEGLYIFSDVIKSQIKPLAQYKWDNVFSDRYLNVEIGIGNGEFICHMAEVNRDEVYIGFEVIRKIFRKAIARVKRKCLDNVRLIQFDAGFFIPLLRDCSVKNFYINFPDPWPKKKHNKRRLLKPEFLKILKEKLVPGGKLFIVTDHDDYANEILLNLKTVEGLRPEFEGYYVNDLLDYYPTKYYRKFAVHNRVYFYRMVKV
- a CDS encoding MBL fold metallo-hydrolase, with the protein product MYSYLTDRIFTIDLGPNMIMGCDTDDESVILFDTCIDESVAKKIDKIAAKPVKYILNSHSHADHTGGNYYFQKKYNTKIYIDSREISFCELPELETALLNGGYGLFLTKDKFLCAKKSFADRLDKFDLRSYGIETFDLAGHSPGMTGFKVEDICYFGDAVFSREIIDKYKILYLYDVSRFRRSLDKLLGVPYEKCVICHKGVFDKSQMEHVVNLNKKHVEQVKNIVYDNIDDNIGEREIFLKVVEKLDIELSKSIYLLIFSTIKGYLFDLLEEGLVEVNIDKGFLWKKI
- the glyQ gene encoding glycine--tRNA ligase subunit alpha is translated as MYFQDVILKLQEFWAKKGCIIYQPYDIEVGAGTFNPATFLRCLGPEPWNVAYVEPSRRPTDGRYGENPNRLQHYYQFQVILKPSPDDIQDLYLDSLRYLGIDPLEHDIRFVEDDWESPTLGAWGLGWEVWLDGMEITQFTYFQQAGGIDLKPVSGEITYGLERITMYLQGVESVFDLKWNENVTYGDVYHRNEVEFSRFNFEEADVEMNFKLFEMYEKECIRLIQKELVLPAYDFCLKCSHTFNLLDARNAISVTERTGYIARVRNLAKLCAEGYLKSREAMGFPLLKNG
- a CDS encoding MGMT family protein; this translates as MNSIVIPFFNVSNLEIYWDNSNIPLKIEFTQKNISKHNLPQNIAKIVDVLENYFDVEDYDIFHILSGVIFNNFDKTIYKTLSKIPMGHTITYSELAKLSGQPKATRAVGNSMKRNRFPLIIPCHRVVSKHGLGGFSAGIELKVKLLEMEKRYKKKGGI
- a CDS encoding argininosuccinate synthase yields the protein MSREKVVLAYSGGLDTSVILKWLDLKGYDVVAYVADLGQRDDFKAIEEKAFKSGAKEFYVVDLKDYFVKDFVYTSIKFNAVYEGRYLMGTSLARPVIAKGMVDIARKTGAKYIAHGATGKGNDQVRFELSVAALAPDLKAIVPWRDPAFFNVIKGRKEAMDFAKEHGIPVKATADKPWSSDENLMHISFEAGILEDPAMRPPKDMFELTTDPMDAPNEPEQVEIEFEKGEPAKVNGKTYAPAELLKVVNALGSKHGIGRVDMVESRYVGMKSRGVYETPGATILMAAHRDLEGITLDGSLINLKDTLMPRFSHLVYSGYWFTHEMECLRTFLDKTQEFVTGKVRLELYKGNIINIGRESEYTLYDKLVVSMDDDLGAYNQTDATGFIKLHSLPIRAHAKRLAKIKK